In Archocentrus centrarchus isolate MPI-CPG fArcCen1 chromosome 21, fArcCen1, whole genome shotgun sequence, the following are encoded in one genomic region:
- the sowahca gene encoding ankyrin repeat domain-containing protein SOWAHC isoform X1, with amino-acid sequence MMMASRCTEQAVQEFLSERGGRVQQMELIDHFLSLNDQSKEGVDREVLKNIVDSVGFVKVENGVKFVCLNSEGSEESVMRTDAVSHDGAECNGNIQETLDNNCVNGNHKGGEAGVSSPLDNDKQSNGNKQPSTPSQSKTSTGIPTPGVGGEVKLRDRRRRESAPVLGMPDLDQAHPGGSHNQQIRGARRVSRGSQRAMLTSCLSEDSALEGLEPIGDIQTPKGSRRNFIELMMSSSPQVRRSLLNRGSRLRDSVKSEGDSASLLSSTTDEDCASVTLDPLEHEWMLCTSDGLWDSLQPLLAVEPSLVTKRDFVTGFTCLHWAAKQGKAELLSQLLAFAKENTIPVNVNVRSSAGYTPLHLAAMHGHTQVVRVLLSDWDADPEARDYSGRRAIQYLPPPLAADLLQEGVVTSPGAESDSENNNSSGGGGRGWRFTKVLQGNLNPLRLLNSPTEAAEEGTGNGKSKGGMQRKTSLSRLNARLHRGRHRAQIIHSASFRDTGEVGRGEEPHSSPLRTRPLSNLFG; translated from the exons ATGATGATGGCGTCCCGATGCACAGAGCAAGCCGTGCAGGAGTTCCTGTcggagagaggagggagggtccAACAGATGGAGCTGATCGATCATTTCCTATCGCTGAACGACCAGTCGAAGGAAGGTGTGGATCGTGAGGTGTTGAAAAACATCGTTGACAGCGTGGGTTTCGTGAAGGTGGAAAACGGCGTGaaatttgtgtgtttgaataGTGAAGGCAGTGAGGAGTCGGTGATGCGTACGGACGCAGTCAGCCACGATGGTGCGGAGTGCAATGGCAACATCCAAGAGACGCTGGACAACAACTGTGTCAACGGCAATCATAAGGGGGGCGAAGCAG GGGTCAGTTCTCCACTGGATAATGACAAACAGTCTAATGGCAATAAGCAACCTTCAACGCCATCCCAGAGCAAGACTAGCACAGGGATTCCTACACCAGGTGTAGGGGGAGAGGTGAAGCTGAGAGACAGAAGGAGGCGAGAGTCAGCCCCAGTTCTTGGCATGCCAGACCTAGACCAGGCCCACCCTGGAGGGTCTCATAACCAGCAGATAAGAGGGGCACGCAGGGTGTCCAGGGGGTCACAACGGGCCATGCTGACCAGCTGCCTGTCTGAAGACAGTGCACTGGAAGGACTAGAGCCTATAGGAGACATCCAAACACCCAAAGGAAGCCGCAGGAACTTTATAGAGCTGATGATGAGTAGCTCTCCTCAG GTACGGAGGTCTCTGCTCAACCGTGGCTCACGCCTCCGAGACTCAGTTAAGAGCGAAGGCGACTCAGCATCACTCCTCTCCTCCACCACTGACGAGGACTGTGCCTCAGTAACCCTGGACCCTCTAGAGCACGAGTGGATGCTGTGCACCTCAGACGGCCTGTGGGACAGCCTGCAGCCCCTGCTCGCTGTCGAACCCAGCCTGGTGACCAAGAGAGACTTTGTGACCGGCTTTACCTGCCTCCACTGGGCAGCTAAGCAGGGCAAAGCCGAGCTGCTGTCTCAGCTGCTGGCCTTTGCCAAAGAGAACACGATacctgtgaatgtgaatgtgagatCAAGTGCTGGCTACACACCGCTACACCTGGCTGCCATGCATGGACACACCCAG gtggtTCGTGTGTTGCTGTCAGACTGGGATGCAGACCCAGAAGCTCGAGATTACAGTGGGAGGCGAGCCATCCAGTATCTACCCCCACCTCTGGCCGCTGACCTGCTGCAAGAAGGAGTGGTCACCTCGCCGGGAGCTGAATCGGACAGCGAGAATAATAACAGCAGCGGCGGTGGAGGCCGGGGCTGGAGATTTACCAAAGTCCTCCAGGGGAATCTGAACCCACTCCGCTTGCTGAATTCACCAACAGAGGCAGCAGAAGAAGGAACAGGGAACGGGAAGAGTAAAGGTGGGATGCAGAGGAAGACGTCCTTGAGCCGACTGAATGCCCGGCTGCACCGAGGACGACACAGAGCCCAGATCATCCACAGCGCCTCCTTCAGGGACACAGGAGAGgtgggaagaggagaggagccaCACAGTAGTCCTCTTCGAACGAGACCGCTGTCCAACCTGTTTGGATAA
- the sowahca gene encoding ankyrin repeat domain-containing protein SOWAHC isoform X2 translates to MHRASRAGVPVGERREGPTDGADRSFPIAERPVEGSEGSEESVMRTDAVSHDGAECNGNIQETLDNNCVNGNHKGGEAGVSSPLDNDKQSNGNKQPSTPSQSKTSTGIPTPGVGGEVKLRDRRRRESAPVLGMPDLDQAHPGGSHNQQIRGARRVSRGSQRAMLTSCLSEDSALEGLEPIGDIQTPKGSRRNFIELMMSSSPQVRRSLLNRGSRLRDSVKSEGDSASLLSSTTDEDCASVTLDPLEHEWMLCTSDGLWDSLQPLLAVEPSLVTKRDFVTGFTCLHWAAKQGKAELLSQLLAFAKENTIPVNVNVRSSAGYTPLHLAAMHGHTQVVRVLLSDWDADPEARDYSGRRAIQYLPPPLAADLLQEGVVTSPGAESDSENNNSSGGGGRGWRFTKVLQGNLNPLRLLNSPTEAAEEGTGNGKSKGGMQRKTSLSRLNARLHRGRHRAQIIHSASFRDTGEVGRGEEPHSSPLRTRPLSNLFG, encoded by the exons ATGCACAGAGCAAGCCGTGCAGGAGTTCCTGTcggagagaggagggagggtccAACAGATGGAGCTGATCGATCATTTCCTATCGCTGAACGACCAGTCGAAGGAAG TGAAGGCAGTGAGGAGTCGGTGATGCGTACGGACGCAGTCAGCCACGATGGTGCGGAGTGCAATGGCAACATCCAAGAGACGCTGGACAACAACTGTGTCAACGGCAATCATAAGGGGGGCGAAGCAG GGGTCAGTTCTCCACTGGATAATGACAAACAGTCTAATGGCAATAAGCAACCTTCAACGCCATCCCAGAGCAAGACTAGCACAGGGATTCCTACACCAGGTGTAGGGGGAGAGGTGAAGCTGAGAGACAGAAGGAGGCGAGAGTCAGCCCCAGTTCTTGGCATGCCAGACCTAGACCAGGCCCACCCTGGAGGGTCTCATAACCAGCAGATAAGAGGGGCACGCAGGGTGTCCAGGGGGTCACAACGGGCCATGCTGACCAGCTGCCTGTCTGAAGACAGTGCACTGGAAGGACTAGAGCCTATAGGAGACATCCAAACACCCAAAGGAAGCCGCAGGAACTTTATAGAGCTGATGATGAGTAGCTCTCCTCAG GTACGGAGGTCTCTGCTCAACCGTGGCTCACGCCTCCGAGACTCAGTTAAGAGCGAAGGCGACTCAGCATCACTCCTCTCCTCCACCACTGACGAGGACTGTGCCTCAGTAACCCTGGACCCTCTAGAGCACGAGTGGATGCTGTGCACCTCAGACGGCCTGTGGGACAGCCTGCAGCCCCTGCTCGCTGTCGAACCCAGCCTGGTGACCAAGAGAGACTTTGTGACCGGCTTTACCTGCCTCCACTGGGCAGCTAAGCAGGGCAAAGCCGAGCTGCTGTCTCAGCTGCTGGCCTTTGCCAAAGAGAACACGATacctgtgaatgtgaatgtgagatCAAGTGCTGGCTACACACCGCTACACCTGGCTGCCATGCATGGACACACCCAG gtggtTCGTGTGTTGCTGTCAGACTGGGATGCAGACCCAGAAGCTCGAGATTACAGTGGGAGGCGAGCCATCCAGTATCTACCCCCACCTCTGGCCGCTGACCTGCTGCAAGAAGGAGTGGTCACCTCGCCGGGAGCTGAATCGGACAGCGAGAATAATAACAGCAGCGGCGGTGGAGGCCGGGGCTGGAGATTTACCAAAGTCCTCCAGGGGAATCTGAACCCACTCCGCTTGCTGAATTCACCAACAGAGGCAGCAGAAGAAGGAACAGGGAACGGGAAGAGTAAAGGTGGGATGCAGAGGAAGACGTCCTTGAGCCGACTGAATGCCCGGCTGCACCGAGGACGACACAGAGCCCAGATCATCCACAGCGCCTCCTTCAGGGACACAGGAGAGgtgggaagaggagaggagccaCACAGTAGTCCTCTTCGAACGAGACCGCTGTCCAACCTGTTTGGATAA